One window of bacterium genomic DNA carries:
- a CDS encoding HypC/HybG/HupF family hydrogenase formation chaperone, with product MCLAIPMKVIERRGERGLVAMGGAEKEIMLTLTPEASAGDFVIVHAGYALQV from the coding sequence ATGTGTCTTGCCATACCCATGAAAGTGATCGAGCGTCGCGGCGAGCGCGGGCTCGTGGCGATGGGCGGAGCCGAAAAGGAAATCATGCTCACACTCACGCCCGAAGCCAGCGCCGGAGACTTCGTCATCGTTCACGCCGGCTACGCGCTGCAAGTGA